The region GACGACGGTCAGCGCGGGGTGGTAGCAGTAGTGCGGGACCATCACCCCGGCGAGTTCGGCCGCCTGGACGCAGTTCAGGCGCTGCGTGCCGATGTCGACCGGTTTGTCGTTCACGTAAACAGTTGGCATCTCGAAACCCGCTCGGGATGATGTCGTCGACCCGTATTACTGTTGCGCGAGCAGTTGTTGCACTTCGGTCGCTTCGGCCCGTCTGGCGACCCCGCCGACCAGCACGAGCCCGCCGACCCGGTTCGCGTCGACCTCGTAGGCCCAGAGCCCGCCCGAATTCATTGTCCCGGTCAGGATGATGACGCCTTCGTTGATCGCGGCCGGGATGTTCGGGTACGTCTTCACTTCTTCGATGATCCGGGCTTTGTCCGGCATGCGGCCGTCGAGCGTCTCGACCTGCTTGATCGCGAGGCCGAGATTGTGCAGGTCGTTGAGGGCAACGGTCCGGCGCCCGGCCTGGCGGACGTTCTGGACGGCCCCGCCGCCGGCCTGGTAGTTCGTGTTGCCCGGGTTCGGGGCCGCCGGCGCAGCGGGCGGCGGGGTCGACGTCGTGGCCGCCGTGATCGGCTGGGATTTCTTGCAGCCCACCGTGACGAGCACGGCGATCAACCCGAGTGCGAACAGCGAACGCATCGCCAGCCTCCGGTTAGTGTCCCGCCCCCACCAGTGGGAGCGCCTTCGCGTATTTGCTCTTACCCCCGCCTTTAATCGCCGCCTCGAACTCCGCACGGAACTTCCGAATCGCGGTCTTCACCGGCCACCCGGCCCCGTCGGACAGCCCACAGATCGTCGTCCCCGGCATGATCCCGATCCGGTCGGAGACTTCGACGAGGATGTCGAGGTCTTCTTTCCGCCCCTGCCCGCGGCGGAGCCGGTCGACGATCTTGAGCATCCACCCCGTCCCCTCGCGGCACGGGGTGCATTGCCCACACGACTCATGGCTGAAGAACTGGCAGACGTTGTGGAGGACGTCGACCATGCTCGTCTCGTCGTCGATGACGGTGACGGCCGCCGTCCCGAGGCCGAGGCACTGGACCTTGCCGGGGCCGTTGAAGTCGAGCGGGATGTCGTATTCGGTCAGGTCCGAGTCCTTGAGCTTGGCGTTCACGTCCACGAACCCCATGCTCAGCCCGCCGGGGTTCACGGCCTTGGCCTTGCGGCCCTTCCACACGCCGCCACCGTGCTTGTCCACGAGGTCGCGGATGGTGATGCCCATCGGCAGCTCGACGCACTTGGGCGTGTTCACGTGTCCGGCGATGGTGTACAGCTTGGGCCCGTAACTCCCGGCGTCCCGCGGGTTCTTCGGGTCGGGCGGGACGCCGAGGGACTTGAACCAGTCGTTGCCCCGCTTCATCACCTGCGTGACGCAAGCCAGCGTTTCGACGTTGTTCACGATCGTCGGCTTGCGGAAGGCACCTTCGATGGCCGGGAACGGCGGCTTGATCCGCGGCCACGCCCGCTTACCTTCGAGGCTCTCGATCAGCCCGGTCTCCTCGCCGCAGATGTAGGCCCCGGCCCCGCGGTGCAGGAAGATGTCGAGGTCGAAGCCGCTACCGTGAATGTTCTTACCGAGCAGGCCGGCCGCGTAGCACTCGTCGACGGCCGCCTGGAGCGTGCGGTACGCGGTGCCGTATTCGTAGCGGATGTAGAAGTACGCGCACCGGGACTTGATGGCGTAGCACGCCAGCATGATCCCTTCGAGAACCTGGTGCGGGTCTTTCTCCATCAGGATGCGGTTGTTGTACGTACACGGCTCGGATTCGTCGGCGTTCACGCACAGGTAAATCGGGCCGGGGTGGTCTTTGGGCAGGAACGTCCACTTGAGCCCCGTCGGGAACCCGGCACCACCGCGGCCGCGGAGGCCCGAGTCCTTGACCTGCGCCGTCACCTCTTCGGGCTTCTTCTCCTTCAGCGCCCGCTCGAACGTGGCGTACCCGCCGTCGGCCCGGTAGCCCTCAAGTTTGGGGCTGTCGGGCTTGTTGATGCGGGCGAGGAGTACGGGCTCAAAGCTCATGACGGTCTCCGGCAGGCAAGCATCATTCTCTCGCAGAGGCGGTTCATGCCGCGATTTCTACACTGGGTCGTCGAGAATTACGTCAATGTTTCGCCGCTGGGAGCCTTTCAAATAACCGGTCCGCACAGCGGACCCTACAAAACCGCGTCGCGACCGCGGAGCAAGCCAGTTATCCGATCCAGTCACATCCACGGAAATCAGCACAATAGACCAGGAATCGGTTTTGTAGGGTCCGCTGTGCGGACCGGTTATTCAACCCCGCCTCGGTGGGCGTCTGCAATAAATTCACATCGACGTTTCACGCCCCTCGCTACTTCTTCAGCTTCTCGAACAGCTCGTCCGCCTTCTCGGGCGTCACGTCCATCACGTGCTCGTCGTTCAGCAACACCGCCGGGGCGCCCTCGCAGGCGCCGATGCACTCGGCGAATTCGAGCGTGATCTTGCCGTCGTCGGTCCGGTGGCCACAGGTAACGCCGAGCTTGTGTTCGCAGTGGTCGATCAACTCGTAGGCCCCGCGGAGCATGCAGGCGAGACCGCGACAGACCCAGACGCGGTTCTTGCCGAGCTTGTCCGCCTCCTTCTCCTTGAAGAACTGGTAGAAGGTCATCGTGTCCTGCACCTCGGACGGGTGCAGGTCGAGGATCTCGGCGATCTCCTCGATCGCGGCCGTCGGCACGTACCGCAACTCGTCGTGGACGAGGTGCAGCGCCGGCAGCGTGACCGCCTGCTTGCGCGGGTACCGCGGGATGTACGCCCGGATGCGGTTCTTCAGGTCTTCGGACAGTACGCCCATCGGTGCCACCGTGAGTAACGCGGTCGAGGCGGCCCGTCGTGCCGCCGGCGTGAGGTCGTCGGGTGCGGTTAGCGGTCCAGTTCCGCGGCGATGATGTTCAGGCTGCCCAGAATCGCGGGCACGTCCGAAATCTGGTGCCCTTCCATGATCTTCGGGAAGATCCCGAAGTGGATGAACGACGGCGGCCGGGTCCGCGCCCGGAACGCCTTGCCGCTGCCGTCCGCCACCAGATAGAACCCGAGTTCGCCGTTGGCCGTCTCGTTCGCCCCGTACAGTTCTTCCACCGGCGTCTCGAACCGGCGGTTCCACATGAACAGTTCAAAGTGCTGGATCAGCCCCTCAATGCTCCGGTAGGTCGCGCTCTTGTCCGGGATCACGAGTTTGCTGTCGAGGGCCACGTTCACCGGGCCGCTTGGGATGTTCTCGACGGCCGCCGCGATGATCTTGGCCGACTCCAACATCTCGTCCATGCGAACCAGGTACCGGGCCAGACAGTCCCCGCCGTTCGAGCAGACGACTTTGAACGCGCTTTGGAGTTCGGGGTACGCGAGGTACGGCTCGTCCTTCCGCAAGTCGCGGACGACGCCGGACGCGCGGGCCACCGGGCCGGAGCAACTCGTGTTGATCGCCTCGGCCTTCGTGAGGACGCCGACGCCCTTGGTGCGGTCGATGAAGATCTTGTTCCGGTTCAGCAGGCGAACGACGTCGGCATGTGCTTTCGCGAAGCTCTTGGCGAAGTCCCGCACCTGGGTCACGAACTCGTCGTTCACGTCCGCCATCAACCCGCCGACCCGCGTGTAGCTCGGGTGGAACCGCTGGCCGGACGCGTTCTCGATGATGTTGTAGACCTTTTCCCGCTCGTTGAACGCGTACAGGAAGGCGGTCAGCCCGCCGAGGTCGAGGGCGGCCGCCCCGATGCAGAGCAGGTGGTCCGAGATGCGGGCTAGTTCGGCGAGGATGGTGCGGATGTACTTGCACCGCGGCGTGATCTCGATGCCGAGCAGTTTCTCGACCGTGTGGTGCCAGGCGATCTCGTTGGCGACCGGCGAGATGTAGTTCATCCGGTCGACGACGGTGACGTACTGGTTGAAGTCGAGGTCTTCGCCGAGCTTTTCGAACCCGGAGTGCAGGTAGCCGATGTCCGGGACGGCCTTGACGATCGTCTCGCCGTCGAGGGTGAGGACGAGGCGCAGGGTGGTGTGCGTGGCCGGGTGCTGCGGGCCGAAGTTCAGGGTGTACAGGTACTCCTGGTCGGCACCCGCGTCGTCGATCTGGGCCACGGCTTCGAGAGGCATGACAAGCTCCAAATCCTTTTTCACCGCAGAGGGCACGAGAGGGCGCGGAGAAGAACCAGAATGATAAATTCAATCTGGAAAAACCGCCGGGGCTCTCGTCATGCCACTTACACACCAACAGAGAGCAGAGAGTACGCGGAGAAAAACCGGGATCAATCCGGGAAGTCTCGCACGACTCTCTTCACGCCGTCCACCAACCGCGTCACGTTAAAGTTCATTAATAGCCCGAGGTTCAAGCCCATAAGCCGCAGGTAGGTTTGGACCTGGGCTTCGTGAACCCGCTCGAACCGTTCGATCGCCTTGACCTCCACAAGCAGTGCGTCGTTGACGAGCAAGTCGATTCGGAATCCGCAATCGACCTTCATCCCACGGTAAACAACCGGTAGGGCTTTCTGTCGTTCGACCGTCATCCCGCGGCTCAGAAGTTCAAATTCCAGGCACGCTTCGTAAGCCGATTCCAGCAACCCTGGCCCTAATTCTCGGTGGACAGCAATCGCGGCCCCGATCACTGCCTCGGAGAGCCGATTCAACTCATCTTTTGTCGTTACCCTCATGAACGATCAACGCATTGGGGTGAAGCATGAACTCCCGAACTCTTAAACGTTACTTTCTCTCTTCTTCTCTGCGCCCCTCTGCGGTGAAATCTCTTCTTTGTCTTCTCTGAAATCTCTTCTCTGTTTTTGTCTTCTCCGCGCCCTCTCGTGCCCTCTGCGGTGAAAAAGGTTTTATCCTTCTGCCCGCGTCACGGTCACGAAGTTGTGCCGTTCGCCGGCGCCACGTAGCGGGTAGTCTTTTCGTAGTGGGAAGCTCGTGAACTCGTCCGGCATGAGGATGCGGCGGAGGTCCGGGTGGCCGGTGAAGGTCACGCCGAACATGTCGTACACCTCGCGCTCCATCCAGTTCGCCCCCTCCCACAGCGGGACCGCGGACGGCAGCGCGGGGTCGGGGTCGTTGGCGTGCGCCTTCACGAAGACGCGCTCGCCGGTCGCCGTGTTGGTCAGGGCGTAGACCACGGCGAAACGGTCGGCCGCACCGGGGTAATTCAGGTAGTCGATGCCCGCGAGGTCGGCGAGCATGTCGAACCCGCACTCGTTTTTCAGGCACGCGAGCAGGCCGAAGATCACGTCCGGCGACTTGTCCGCGGCCACCGACACGCGGCGGTTGTCGCGGAACTCGGAGGTCGTGAAGGCGCCGTTAAACTTCTGCGTCAGAACGTCGAGGTAACCGGGCATGTCAAAGTCCCATTCGCGGAAGCGGTGGCTAATTCAGTGACACGCGGGTGCCGGTCTTGAAATTACCGGGAGCCACGACCAGTTCTTTCGGGTCGAGTTCTTTCGACAATGCCCCGGGGCCTTCGTAGGCCGTCCGCCGGTCGAACTCGCGGGCGTTGATGGTACCGGTCTTCTGGATCTTCTCTTGCAGGTCGATCACGGCCCGGATGAGCTGTTCCGGCCGCGGCGGGCAGCCGGGCACGTATACGTCCACCGGGATGAAGCGGTCGATCCCCTGCACGACGGCGTAGGTATCGAACACGCCGCCGGAGGACGCACAGGCGCCCATGCTGATGCACCACTTCGGCTCGGACATTTGCAGCCAGATCCGCTGCATGACCGGGACCATCTTCATCACCACCCGCCCGGCGACGATCATCACGTCGCACTGCCGCGGGCTGAACCGCATGGCCTCGGACCCGAACCGGGCGATGTCGTACCGGCTGCTGGCCGTGGCCATCAGCTCGATGCCGCAGCAGGCCGTCGCGAACGGCATCGGCCAGAGGCTGTGCTTGCGGACCCAGTTGGCCAACTGGTCGAGCTGCGTGACGAAAATGTTGTCGTCGAGTTTCAGCGCCATTGGAACACGCCCTTCCGCCACGCGTAGGCGTACGCGATCGCCAGGGTGGCGAGGAAGATCAGGATTTCCACGAACACGATCGGCCCGAACGCGCCCCGCCAGGCCGGGTCGCCGCCCTCGGCGTACGCCGTCACCGCCCACGGGTACAGGAACAGTAGTTCCACGTCGAACACGAGGAACAGGATCGCGATCAGGTAGAACTTCACGTCGAACTGCATCCGGGCCGACCCGATCGGGTCCATGCCCGACTCGTAGGTCATCTGCTTGGTCCGGGTCGTCTTGCGGGGCTTGATGATCGGCAAGTGCGACGAGGCCACGATCCCGATCGCCATGGCTACGACGATGGCCGCGTAAATCAGGACCGGGTAATATGCGGCGATGTCGAACGCGGGTTCGATGCCGGCGGGAGTCAAAACCGGTGTCGCCACGGCGCGGGCACTCCGTTTCGTGCGGGGCGGGCATCAGCATTGTAGCGACCTTGTGAAAAACTTCACAAAGATCGCGAAAAACAAACCTCGACAAAATGTCGAGGTGCGGCGAATCTGATCCCGGGTATAGTACCGGCAGAGGGGGGAGCGTCAAGAAACCCTCGCCGCCAACTGTGGAGTACGCATGTCGCAGACGACAGACCTCGTCACCCCGGACAACGTCACGATCGAGATGATTCGGGACATTTACGATGCGGCCTTCATGGAGGCCACGCTGGACGAGGAGAAGAAGCAGATCCGCATCCGCGAAGAGGTTCTGGCCCGCGCGTTCCTGGCCGAATCGAAGGAGCGGCTGCAACTCGTCGCGTACTACGGCATCAAGGAAGACGCCCAGCGGATCGACCGCCTCGAACTGGTGAACCGGGTCAACGAGAACTACGTCCTCATCCGCGCCGGCATCGATGACGATGGCGACCTCTGGTTCGACTACTGCGTCCTCCTCAAGGGCGGCGTGACCAAGAAGGCGATCGTGCAAGCCACCCGCGTCTTCCTGATGCTCGTGCCCCGGGCGGTCAACGAGTGCGACGAGGACGGGATCGTGGACTGATCGCTACTTTTGCGGTGGCTACGGTTTTCCGCGACCAATGTGCTTTTCGGCAACCGCCTCATGTCCGAAACCGGTATCGTTGTCCCGTCTCATCAGTGTGCCATCTCACGACGGGGAAAACAAACAAAGCAGTTTTCAGCCTGAAGGGCTGATGGTTCTCAGCCCAGGGCAACGCCCTGGGTCATACGACGGCCAGAATTTTTCAGCAATCCCAGGGCGTTGCCCTGGGCTGAGAACCATCAGCCCTTCAGGCTGAGCAGAACAGATCGGTCTACCCCCCGAATCAACAAGGACACGACACGCTTCTCGGCAACCGCTTCAGAGCCGCTTCCAGTGCGACACGCGCTCGTATTCGCGTCCACTCGACTCACGGGATGGTCACGTTGTCGATGAGCCGGGTCGTCCCCAGGAACACGGCGACCGCCGCCAGCGCGGGGCGGTCGAGCCGGGCGATCGGTTGGAGGGTGTCGTCGTCCACGATCGAGGCGTAGTCGATCCTCGCCCCGGGGATAGCCACCAAATCAGCCCGGAGGGCGGACTCCAGCCGGGCCACGTCCCATTCGCCGGCCAGCGCCCGGTCGCGGACGGCCCGCAGCGCCCGGTAAATCCCCGACGCTAACGCCCGGTCCGCGGGCGACAGGTATCGGTTCCGCGAACTCATGGCCAACCCGTCCGCCTCGCGGACTGTCGGCTCGATCCGCACGTCGACCGGCACGTTCAGGTCGCGGACCATCTGGCGGATGATCCGGGCCTGCTGGGCGTCCTTCTGGCCGAACACGGCCACGTCCGGCAGCGCCATGTTGAACAGCTTGAGCACGACCGTGCAGACCCCGCGGAAGTGCCCGGGGCGACTCGGCCCGCACAGGCTCGCGTCGAGTTTCGGCACTTCCACGAACGTCACCGCGCCCGGCGGGTAGACCTCCTCGACCGGCGGGGCGAAGACCAGATGCGCGCCGGCCGCCCCACAGATCGCCCGATCCGCGTCGAGTGTCCGCGGGTACTTGGCGAAGTCCTCGGCCGGCCCGAACTGGGTCGGGTTCACGAACACGGACACGACCACGAACCCGCTCACCCGGGCGGCCGCGCGGACGAGTTCGGCGTGACCCTCGTGCAGCGCGCCCATCGTTGGGACGAGCCCGATGACGCGGCCCGCGGCCCGTGCAGCGGCGACGGCCGCGCGGAGGTCGGCGATCGTGGTCACAACCGTCGGCAGATCGGGCACGGGAAAACCCTCGTTCCGGTAACGGACCGGCGTCACGCGCGGGGGGCCGGCGTTTTCGCGGTCGCGGACTGGTTGAGGAGGAGTTCCAGGTACGACCTTCGCTCCTGGTCGGTCAGTCCGAGGTCGGCGGCCGTCGCGATTACGGCCGCCTTGGCCGCCTCGAATCGTGGCTCGTCCGCCATGATCTCGATTTCCACGAACCGGCCGATGGCTCCGACGTCGTCCAGGCACACCTCGACGGCAAACCCGGCCCGCTCGAATCGGTAGACCCGCCGGACCTTGGACACGACCGCGACCGGGCGGTATCCGAGGTGGGCAAGGAATTTTACCGCGGTCGCAGCCGCGGCTGACCCGCCCGCGACGGGGAGTTCGATCTCGGTCCGGGTCTTGGTGGCCGCGTCCCGCCGCGGCCCCTTGTACGTGAGGAAGTTGTCGGTCCCGATGCGGCGGAGGCGGAGGGCCTCGTCCGTCTTGGCGAAGTCCCGGTCCGGGGAATTGAAGTAGTGGTCGGTGTCCTCCCGGGCCGCGGCCGCGGTCGCCCCCCACCCGGCGAGGGTCGCGACCACCCGGTCCCAGTCGGCGACCCGGTACTTGACCTCGACTTCCAACATTCGCGTTCCCTCGGCGGCGCCGCAACCGCGGCTTTTCCTGGTAGAATAGCCTTCGGAGGCCGGACGGGTATGCGGGCGCGCGGAAAGCGGGGTACGACGTGGGCCAGGTGGTCGCGGTGGCGCGGGTCGGGGACGTCCCGGACGGCGGCAGTATTGTCGTCGAGGTGAATCAGAAGGACGTCGCCGTGTTCCTGGTCGACGGCCAATATTACGCGATCGACGACCGGTGCCCGCACGCCGGCGCCTCTCTGTCGGGGGGCGGGGTCGAGGACGGCGTCGTCACGTGCCCGTGGCACTACTGGCGGTTCCGGCTGACCGACGGGGCCTGGGCCGACAACCCCCGGATCAAAACCGGGTGCTACCGGGTCCACGTCGCCGGGGACGAGATCCGGCTCGAACTCCCGGATCGGGTTTGAACACCACACCGCCCGGTCGCGCCCGCGGGCGCGCGGGCACGGGAGGAACAAATTATGCGTCGCGCACGGTTCTGGCTCGCGGCCGCCGGCCTGGGCGGGGTCTTGTTATGCACGTCGTTCTCGCCGTCGCAGACGCAGACGCGGGTGGCCGCCACGTACAAGATGGAGCCCGTGGCCGAGACGAGACTGATCATGGAAGGGATCAC is a window of Fimbriiglobus ruber DNA encoding:
- the nuoF gene encoding NADH-quinone oxidoreductase subunit NuoF, coding for MSFEPVLLARINKPDSPKLEGYRADGGYATFERALKEKKPEEVTAQVKDSGLRGRGGAGFPTGLKWTFLPKDHPGPIYLCVNADESEPCTYNNRILMEKDPHQVLEGIMLACYAIKSRCAYFYIRYEYGTAYRTLQAAVDECYAAGLLGKNIHGSGFDLDIFLHRGAGAYICGEETGLIESLEGKRAWPRIKPPFPAIEGAFRKPTIVNNVETLACVTQVMKRGNDWFKSLGVPPDPKNPRDAGSYGPKLYTIAGHVNTPKCVELPMGITIRDLVDKHGGGVWKGRKAKAVNPGGLSMGFVDVNAKLKDSDLTEYDIPLDFNGPGKVQCLGLGTAAVTVIDDETSMVDVLHNVCQFFSHESCGQCTPCREGTGWMLKIVDRLRRGQGRKEDLDILVEVSDRIGIMPGTTICGLSDGAGWPVKTAIRKFRAEFEAAIKGGGKSKYAKALPLVGAGH
- a CDS encoding complex I 24 kDa subunit family protein, which encodes MGVLSEDLKNRIRAYIPRYPRKQAVTLPALHLVHDELRYVPTAAIEEIAEILDLHPSEVQDTMTFYQFFKEKEADKLGKNRVWVCRGLACMLRGAYELIDHCEHKLGVTCGHRTDDGKITLEFAECIGACEGAPAVLLNDEHVMDVTPEKADELFEKLKK
- a CDS encoding NADH-quinone oxidoreductase subunit D, coding for MPLEAVAQIDDAGADQEYLYTLNFGPQHPATHTTLRLVLTLDGETIVKAVPDIGYLHSGFEKLGEDLDFNQYVTVVDRMNYISPVANEIAWHHTVEKLLGIEITPRCKYIRTILAELARISDHLLCIGAAALDLGGLTAFLYAFNEREKVYNIIENASGQRFHPSYTRVGGLMADVNDEFVTQVRDFAKSFAKAHADVVRLLNRNKIFIDRTKGVGVLTKAEAINTSCSGPVARASGVVRDLRKDEPYLAYPELQSAFKVVCSNGGDCLARYLVRMDEMLESAKIIAAAVENIPSGPVNVALDSKLVIPDKSATYRSIEGLIQHFELFMWNRRFETPVEELYGANETANGELGFYLVADGSGKAFRARTRPPSFIHFGIFPKIMEGHQISDVPAILGSLNIIAAELDR
- a CDS encoding GxxExxY protein, which translates into the protein MRVTTKDELNRLSEAVIGAAIAVHRELGPGLLESAYEACLEFELLSRGMTVERQKALPVVYRGMKVDCGFRIDLLVNDALLVEVKAIERFERVHEAQVQTYLRLMGLNLGLLMNFNVTRLVDGVKRVVRDFPD
- a CDS encoding NADH-quinone oxidoreductase subunit C, producing MPGYLDVLTQKFNGAFTTSEFRDNRRVSVAADKSPDVIFGLLACLKNECGFDMLADLAGIDYLNYPGAADRFAVVYALTNTATGERVFVKAHANDPDPALPSAVPLWEGANWMEREVYDMFGVTFTGHPDLRRILMPDEFTSFPLRKDYPLRGAGERHNFVTVTRAEG
- a CDS encoding NADH-quinone oxidoreductase subunit B, producing the protein MALKLDDNIFVTQLDQLANWVRKHSLWPMPFATACCGIELMATASSRYDIARFGSEAMRFSPRQCDVMIVAGRVVMKMVPVMQRIWLQMSEPKWCISMGACASSGGVFDTYAVVQGIDRFIPVDVYVPGCPPRPEQLIRAVIDLQEKIQKTGTINAREFDRRTAYEGPGALSKELDPKELVVAPGNFKTGTRVSLN
- a CDS encoding NADH-quinone oxidoreductase subunit A, producing MATPVLTPAGIEPAFDIAAYYPVLIYAAIVVAMAIGIVASSHLPIIKPRKTTRTKQMTYESGMDPIGSARMQFDVKFYLIAILFLVFDVELLFLYPWAVTAYAEGGDPAWRGAFGPIVFVEILIFLATLAIAYAYAWRKGVFQWR
- a CDS encoding YbjN domain-containing protein: MSQTTDLVTPDNVTIEMIRDIYDAAFMEATLDEEKKQIRIREEVLARAFLAESKERLQLVAYYGIKEDAQRIDRLELVNRVNENYVLIRAGIDDDGDLWFDYCVLLKGGVTKKAIVQATRVFLMLVPRAVNECDEDGIVD
- the panC gene encoding pantoate--beta-alanine ligase; translation: MPDLPTVVTTIADLRAAVAAARAAGRVIGLVPTMGALHEGHAELVRAAARVSGFVVVSVFVNPTQFGPAEDFAKYPRTLDADRAICGAAGAHLVFAPPVEEVYPPGAVTFVEVPKLDASLCGPSRPGHFRGVCTVVLKLFNMALPDVAVFGQKDAQQARIIRQMVRDLNVPVDVRIEPTVREADGLAMSSRNRYLSPADRALASGIYRALRAVRDRALAGEWDVARLESALRADLVAIPGARIDYASIVDDDTLQPIARLDRPALAAVAVFLGTTRLIDNVTIP
- the cyaB gene encoding class IV adenylate cyclase — encoded protein: MLEVEVKYRVADWDRVVATLAGWGATAAAAREDTDHYFNSPDRDFAKTDEALRLRRIGTDNFLTYKGPRRDAATKTRTEIELPVAGGSAAAATAVKFLAHLGYRPVAVVSKVRRVYRFERAGFAVEVCLDDVGAIGRFVEIEIMADEPRFEAAKAAVIATAADLGLTDQERRSYLELLLNQSATAKTPAPRA
- a CDS encoding Rieske (2Fe-2S) protein, coding for MGQVVAVARVGDVPDGGSIVVEVNQKDVAVFLVDGQYYAIDDRCPHAGASLSGGGVEDGVVTCPWHYWRFRLTDGAWADNPRIKTGCYRVHVAGDEIRLELPDRV